DNA from Chitinophaga pendula:
ACGAAGCCTACCGAGAAGCACCGCGCACCGCCCTGTTCATCGGACAGCTGGCCGAAATAATGCGGTACTTCGTAGACGAAAGCCCCAAAGAAAAAGTAGCACTGAATGCAGAAATACAGTTCCTGGAAAATTATATCGCACTGGAACGCATCCGCTTCCGCTACCCCATCGATATCTCCTTCAAATATTCCTGCGAACCAGCCACCCGCATCCCACCTATGCTACTCATGACCTTCGTGGAAAATCTGTTCAAACACGGTATCGACAAAAGCAGGCAAGACAATAAAGTCCATATCTCCCTCGTACAAGCTCCCAATACCCTCACATTCCACACCTACAATACCCTCTACCTAAACAATACCTACCACAAAGGCGGATTCGGCCTGAAAAATCTGCAGGAAAGACTTACCTTACTCTATGGCACACAATACGAAATGCAGATATATACCACCGGGCAGCAATTCCATGCCTTCCTTAAAATACCACTGACATGAACCTCCGCTGCATCATAGTAGATGATGAACCCAACGCCGTCAACCTGCTGGAAATGCTCATCACGCAAACCACCAGTTGGGAACTGACCAATAAATGCTATGACGCCCTCGAAGCATTGACATATCTCCGCGAACATCCGGTCGATTTCCTCTTCCTGGATATCAATATGCCACAACTCAGTGGCATAGACCTCGCCACACTCCTACCCCCCGATATCGCCATCGTATTCACCACCGCCTACGCCGAACACGCCGCCGACAGCTACAACTTCACCACCATCGACTACCTCCTGAAGCCTATCACCCTCAAACGTTTTATCAGCGCCACACAAAAGATTAACGCCTACTTCAGCTTCCGTACCAACAATACAATACCCTCCCCCGCTCCGCTGGAAAACTATTTCTTCGCAAAGTCAGGCAAATCCTTCCGTAAACTACTACTGGAAGACATCCTCTATTTTGAAGGAGAAAAAGAATACGTACGCATCGTCACCGCTACAGAACAACTACTGGTATACCGCCGCCTGAAAGACATAGAAGCCCAACTTCAGCCCCCATTCGTACGCGTCCACCAATCCTATATCGTAAACATTACCCAGCTGGATAAGTTCCAGGATAATCTCATTTACATTAATAATAAACAACTCCCTGTAAGCGAGAAGTTTAAAGAGGGATTTATGGCAATGATCCGCCAACGTTTATTATAAAAAGACCCGCTAACGGCTATAAGGCAGGTCCACCTCTCCCGTACCTTTCCTATATCATTCGTATAGCTCACGTCCACCTTTCCTGTACCTTTCCTATATCATTCGTATAACCGGCGGATAAGCCAGATAAGACCATCCGCCGGATAATGTCATTTATTTACCTTCATAAGCCTGCTCCAAGACAGCGATATCCAATTTCACCATTTTCATCATCGCCTGCATAACACGCTGCGCCCGCTCCGGATGCTCCCCCGACATCAACGCTCCCATCTTCCTCGGTACAATCTGCCAGGAAACCCCAAACTTATCCTTCAACCAACCACACTTCGACTCCGAACCACCGTCCGCCGTCAACTGCTCCCAGTAACGGTCTATCTCCTCCTGTGTATCACAATCCACCGATAGCGAAAATGCAGGCGTCTGCGGAAACACCGGACCGGCATTCAACAAGATCAAAGGCTGACCCTCCAACTCAAAAGTAACCGTCATCGCCAACCCCGCCGGCATAGGTCCCCCCTCCGGATAACGGGACACACTTAATACCTTCGAATGCTTAAATACCGTAGTATAAAAGCCCATAGCTTCCTCCGCATTATTGTCAAACCAAAGAAAAGGAGTGATCTTTTGCATATGATAGTGTTTTGTTTTTATAAATGATAATCAACAATACAAACTTACATCACCATCATAGCTTAAAAAGGGTGCAAAAAAGACTTCCTCGGGGGTAAAATAGACAACCTTTATAATTGACCAATCAGACATTTCATTCCCCTCGTTATTCCTTTAAGGAATAAAATAACTAACTTAAATAACATTATCGGCCGATAATTGCAATCGATTGAACAACACGTTATACCTACTTTACTGATCCCATATCAGTACCTGCAACAGTCATTATCTAAACCCAAAAACACACCGTTATGAACCGCTTATTTACCAAATTAGCAGTCACCCTGCTTGCCACCTCCTGCTATATCAACATGCAGGCCCAAAACAAACCCTTTCCACAAGCCGTCAGCTATCCTAACTGCATCAAACCCAACAATGTCACCCAGGCGGCCATGAACACCAGCGTCGCCAGCTACTACGACTACTGGAAAGGACAATATCTCAAAAACAACTTGTCATCACTTCCCGGCGGATACTACATCAAAGGAGATATCACCGGCAGCGCCGATGGCTACAAACCCCTCGGCTCCTCCGAAGGACAAGGATATGGCATGGTCATCGTCGCCCTCATGGCCGGCCACGACCCAAACGCCCGCACCATCTACGATGGCCTCTTTAAAACAGCCAGAGCCTACAAAAGTTCCCAAAACAACAACCTCATGGGATGGGTAGTCGCTGACAACAAAAATGCCCAGGGACACTTCGACTCCGCCACCGATGGCGATGTCGATATTGCCTACTCCCTCATCCTCGCTCACTACCAATGGGGCTCCAACGGCGCCATCAACTATCTCGCCGAAGCCAAAAAAATGATCACCAACGGACTGAAAGTCAGCAACGTCACCTCCAACAACCGCCTCAACCTCGGCGACTGGGACGAAAAAAGTGCCCTCAATACCCGCCCATCCGACTGGATGCTCAGCCACATGCGCGCATTCTATCAGGAAACAAACGACAACACCTGGCTCAATGTCATCAACAACCTCTATAGCGTATATAACCAGTTCTCCAGCAAATACTCTCCAAACACCGGGCTGATATCCGACTTCGTAGTTAAAAACCCGCCGGAACCAGCGCCCAGAAACTACCTCGACGAATTCCCGGAAACAAACGAATATAACTACAACGCCTGCCGCGTACCTCTCCGCATTGTAATGGACTATGCCCTCTATGGCAATACCAACGCACTCAATATCTCCAATAAACTGGTCAACTGGGTCAAACAAAAAACCGGCGGCAACCCCACCAATATCATAGATGGATACAAACTCGATGGTGGCAACACCGGCAGCGGACAGGAAGCCGTATTCATCGGCCCGCTCGTAGCCGCTTCCGTAGTCAACTCTGCCAACCAGGCATGGCTCAATAGCGGCTGGAACTACCTCAAATCCGCTAAATCAGGATACTACAGCGACTCCTTCAGCCTCCTCTGCCAGCTGTTCATTTCTGGCAACTGGTGGAAACCCGAAGCTGGCACCCCCGGCAACCAACCGCCCACTGTCAGCATCTCCTCCCCTGCCAACAATACCTCTTTTAACGCCCCGGCTAATATCACCCTCACCGCCGGCGCTTCCGACAACGATGGCTCCGTGACCAAAGTCGAATTCTTCAATGGCAGCAATAAAATAGGCGAAGCCGCCACCGCGCCTTACTCCGTTAACTGGAATAATGTCGCCGCAGGCAACTATACCATCACCGCCATCGCTACAGACAACAACAACGCCACCGCCTCCTCCGCCGCAGTCAACATCACCGTACAAGGCACCCCCAACTGCACACCGGTTACCGCCAGCGGCGACGACGGAAACGTAGCGGCCAACACACTCGATAACAACCTCAACACCCGCTGGTCCGCCTCCGGCGATGGTCAATGGATACAATACTGCCTGGGCACCAACAGCATCGTAAATGGCGTCGACATCGCCTTCTACAAAGGAGATGCCCGCAAAGCAAAATTTGATATCCAGGTAAGCCCCGATGGCAATAACTGGAACACCGTAGCCGCCGGACTGCAAAGCAGCGGCACCTCACTGGCATTCGAATCCTTCAATATCACCGCAGTAACAACCAAATATGTCCGCCTGCTGGGCCATGGCAACGACCAAAACGCCTGGAACAGCTACGCAGAAGTAAAAATCAGGTCCACCGCTGCCGCCAATAACGCATTACGTACCGCCACTGACGATAAAACCTCAGCTACCGAAACCAGTATCTCCTTACTCAAAGTAAGCCCCAACCCTTTCAACACACAAACAACCATCACCTTCCGTCTCAAAGAAGCAGGCCGCACCTGGCTCGCCGTATACAATAGCAACGGACAACCCGTTAAAATACTGATCAACACCCAACTACCCGCCGGACACCAATCTGCCTCCCTCCAGGCAGCTCAGTTACCGGCCGGCTTGTACCTCATCAAACTGGTACACAACGGGCAATCCATCAGTACCAAACTGCTGAAAGAGTAGGCATATAATATCAACATCCACTCTTGGCTGTTGCCCGCTACCCTTAAAACAGGTAGCAGGTAGCAGCCTTTTTTCATCCCCATTCAAAGCGAAAACTGTCTATCTGACAAATAATATCATGATAACAATTAAACCCCTAATTTTGACCTCCGTTACTCGATTGGAGTACCGCCGTAGCTATATTTTTAAGGCACTTTTAAGCCTGTTAATGGCTTTATTAACCCGTTTGTTAGTCTACCCTGGTTATTTTGCAACCAACTAAAATTCCACAATCCTATGAGGAAACTGATACTATCTCTCGTCACTGCCTGCATCAGCAGCGCAGGTTTTATGGCCCATGCCCAGGTAGCTCCCATCGCACAGTCCGTCACCGGAAGAGTGATCTGCGGATACCAGGGATGGTTCAATTGTTATGGTGATGGCTCACCCGTAGCACGATGGCGACATTGGTCGTCAGGCCCCTTCAACTCCCCTAACGGCAGCCCCGCGCCTGGCGCCGTTACCTTCGAGGCCTACCCCGATGTAAGTGAATACCCCGCCAACACCTTATTCCAGACCGCTTTAGGCAACCTCAACAACGGCCAACCCGCCCGCTTGTTCTCCTCCTACCCCGAAGCCACCATAGACCTGCACTTTAAATGGATGCAGCAATATGGTATCGACGGCGTCGCCCTCCAACGTTTCCTGGGAGAAACCAGAGATGGCGTATTCAAAGCCCAGCGAGACAGCGTCACCACCCGCATGCGCCGCGCTGCAGAAAAATATCAGCGCAGCTTCTACATCATGTATGATATGGCCGCCGACGATACCACCTTCTTCAAAAATGACTGGCTCCATATAGAAAATGACCTCCGCGCCACCCAATCCCCTTACTATGCTCACCAAAACGGTAAACCCGTCATCTGCATCTGGGGATTCGGTTTCAATCACCGCCTTGAAGCACCAGCCGCCAGCCTCGCCATAATCAACTGGCTGAAAGCCAAAGGCTACTACGTGATCGGTGGCGTCCCCACCCACTGGCGCGAAGGTACCGGCGACTCCTATGCCTCCTACAGCCAGGTATACAAAGCCTTTGATATGATATCCCCCTGGTCCGTAGGCCGCTTTAAAGAAAACAGCGGCGCTGACGACTTCCGCAACAACCAACTGCAACCCGACCTCACCTTCTGCAACGCCAACAACCTCGCCTATCAACCGGTGATATTTTCCGGATTCGCCTGGAGCAACTGGAACGGTGGCCCCCGCAACGACTTCCGACGCAACAAAGGAGAATTCTTCTGGCGACAACTCTATAATATCAAAAACCTGGGCATGAATACCGCCTACATCGCCATGTTCGACGAATACGATGAAGGCACCAACATCCTCAAAATGGCCGACAGCTACCTCTCCGTACCCAACAACCAATATTTCCTCACCTCCAGCGCCGAAGGCGAATACCTCTCCTCCGATTTCTACCTCCGGCTCGCCGGCCAGGCTACCAAAGTACTCAAAGGCGCCGCGCCGCTAACCACCAACGTCAGCATCCCCTTCTCCAACGGCCCCGTATGGTTCCGAACCAGCGTAGAAACAGACTACGATGCCGTCCCCACCTGGACCAACAGTGCCGACCCGTCCTCCGTACCGCGCAATATCGGTACCCCTCTCTGCGGTACCGTAACCGGCGAAACCAGCCACTCCGGCAATACCGCCATCCGCATCTCCGGCGCCGACAACGCCGCCACCGGTGGCTCCTACCACTACTTCCGCGTATTCGATGTCAACATACCCGTCAACGCCAATACCAAATTGAGCTTCTGGACCTTCCCCACCAACAATATCTCCCGCTTCACATCCGTCGACCTCGTCATGACCGATGGTACCACCCTCCGGGATATAGGAGCCACCGACCAGAATGGCGCTTCCATGCACCCCGGCGCCGGCCATGGTACCGTCAACACCTGGCAACGTATCCAGTCCAACATCGGCAGCTGGCTCAATGGTAAAACCATCGACAGGATCATGATCGCATACGATCAAACCGCCGCCACCGGCGCCTTCAAAACCTATTTCGACGACATCGTCATCAGCGACGATGCCCAATCCCTCCTCCGCACCGAAACAACCGCCTCCCATCCGGGCATCACCGCCGCCATACAGGATGACATACAAGTATTCCCCCAACCGGCAAGAAGCTCCGCCACCATCAAATTCGGTAAAGGATGGAACGGCAGCGGACACATGACCATCCTCAACGCCAGCGGCGCCGTCATCAGCCATAGGTCCGTCAACATCGACCAGGGACAACTCATATGCCCCGTCAGCAACTTACCCGAAGGCCTATACTACGTTCGCATCAGCCAGGAAGGAAAAACCACCACACAAAGACTACTCATCGCAAAATAAAAAGACATACCTCCAACGGTCCCGGCCATCACCGGGACCGTCCACTATCGAACAATATCCGTCAGATAACGAACACCCTCCTCCCAATAAAACACTGATTTTCATATCTTAGAAAAAGGGCACCGTTTTGGTACACCCCCACCAGACAATCCCCTTAATATGTTGCTGAGCTATATAAAAATAACCTGGCGTAACCTCTGGAGAACCAAAATATTCTCCGCCATCAACATCATCGGCCTCTCCATCGGCTGCGCCTGTAGTTTATTAATATTGCTATGTGTACAGGATGAATTACAGATCAATACCTTCCATACCAATAGAGAGCATCTCTACGCAGTAGTGCAAAGCGAATATGCCGAGGGTAAAGTATGGACAGGATACAGCACACCAGCACCACTGGCAGAAGAACTCAAAAAAAACAGACCGGATGTCTCCATGGCCTCCGGCTTTAGCTACGACCGCAGCCTGTTCAGCACCACACACACATCCATGCGGGAAGAGGGCGCCTTCGCCAACAATGACTTCCTCCGCATGTTCAGCTTCCCCATCCTCGAAGGCAATCCCGCACAAACACTGAACACCCCCAATAGCATCGCCTTGTCGAAAAAAATGGCCATCGCCTTCTTCGGCACCGTACCCGCTGCCCTGGGCCAAACCATCAAACACAATAACAAAGAAGATTATACCGTCACCGCCATATTCGACGACCCTCCGGCTACATCCTCCCTCCGGTTCAACTACCTCCTCAACTGGCAAACCTTTATCAGACAAACCGATTGGGCCACCAGCTGGGCCAGCACCGGCGTCCGGACTTACCTCCTGCTCAACAAACACACCGAAATACCCAACTTCCGTAGCAACATCCGGAAATTCCTCGACCACTATTACATCAACCAAGGCCCCGGACTACGGGAAGAACTAGACATACAACGTTTCGACAAACAATACCTCTACAACAATTTCACCAATGGCAAAGTCAGTGGCGGCCGCATCGACTATGTCATACTCTTTAGCATAGTAGCCACCTTCGTACTGATCATCGCCTGCATCAATTTCATAAACCTGTCCACCGCCAGAGCCATGAAACGTGCCAAAGAAATAGGCGTACGTAAAACCGCTGGCGCGGGCAAAAGTAACCTCGTCCGCCAGTTCATCAGCGAAGCACTCCTCCTCTCTTTTATAGCTATCATATTCGCACTGGGACTGGTGCAACTACTCCTGCCAGCTTTCAACAGCATCACCGGCAAAGCCATCATAATACCACTGGATCAACCCTATTGCTGGCTCCAGCTATTCCTCCTCGGCACCTTCACCGGTCTCCTCGCTGGTAGCTACCCCGCCTTCTATCTGGCCTCCTTCGAACCAATCAAAATACTGAGAGGCACACTACGCCCCGGCAACAGAGAACAACATCTCCGTAAAGCACTCGTCGTATGCCAGTTCATATTATCCACCCTCCTCGTAGTAGGTACCATCACAATATCCAGCCAGGTAAAATACATCAGCGAAAAAAACCTGGGATACGATAGAAAAAACCTTCTCACCATCCCGATAGAAGGCAACCTCGCCACTCAATATGACTACTTCAAACAACAAATACAACAGATACCTGGCATACAATCAGTCACACTCATGACCGACTCCCCCGTCGAGATTAATGGCTCACAGGATGACGTAAAATGGAAAGGAAAACCAAACAACTTCCGCCCTACCTTCGAAGTGGTAAACGTACAACATGACTTCACCACCACCATGAACATACAATTGCTCACAGGCCGTGACTTCTCCCACACCTATCCCGCCGACTCAGCAAATGTACTGCTCAACGAAGCTGCCGTAAAGAAAATGGAACTCAAAGACCCCATCGGTCAGCAAATCACCCTCGAAAACGAAAGCCACCCCAAAACCATCATCGGCATCGTCAAAGACTTCAATACCGGCTCCCTCCACCAGAATATCAACCCGCTCATCATCACATTAGGCAACAAAGGCTGGGGAAATATCGTCATCCGCACCTCACCGGATCACACACCACAAGTACTCACCGCCCTCGAAAACGTCTGCAAAAAGATCAATCCCGCATATCCATTCCTCTACCGCCTCGCCGATCAGGAATACCAACAACTGTACACCAGCGAAAAGATCATACAAACACTCACCAAACAATTCGCCTGCATGGCCATCCTCATATCCTGCCTCGGCCTCCTCGGTCTCGCGCAGTTCACCACAGAACAACGCAGACGAGAGATCAGCATCCGCAAAGTCCTGGGTGCCTCCATCATACAAATAGTCCGCCTCCTCTCCCTCGAACTACTGCTACTCACCATGATCGCTTTCATCATCGCTACCCCACTCGCCTGGTGGATCATCCGCAACTGGCTCAACGACTACGCCTATCATATCAACCCCTCCTGGCAAATATTCGCACTGGCAGGCACCATATCCATAGTCATCGCTTTCATCACCGTAGGCAGCCTCACCGTCAAAGCAGCCACCGATAACCCCGCCCGCCACCTCAACGAAACATAAGAACACAAAAAAGCCCTACAGCTGCCAGGCAGCCGTAGGGCATAAACACACAAAATGAAAGCTAATCTTTCAACAACCACATCACCTCATTCACATTGTCATTACCATTGTACTGACGTTGAATAGCCACAGAAAGGTTCGTCGTATTATAACTTAACTCATTACCGGAATATAACCACCGCACAGGAAACTTCGTCGTAGGCGTGTTCAGGTTAGTAGCACTGTTGAGCTTAAATACAGGTAATCCCGTCCGCCTGTTCTCATACCAAGCATTGTAATTCGACCCTTGTAAGAAGTTAGCCAGGTACTTCTGCTGTATGATCTGCCCTAGCTGCTCCTGCACCGAACCACTCAATGCCACCGCAGCAATATAACTGTTGATATAAGCATTGTCGATCTTCATACCGTGATGATAATCCTGCAAGTCCGGCGTAAACGCTGCCGTAAAGTTCATCGCACTGCTGATACCAGCCGCATAATACGTCTGCGCCGGCGTACCGCTGATCCAGCCACGAAGCGTCGCCTCCGCCAATATAAACTGCAACTCCTGATAACTAAATACACTCACCGGCTCCGTATTCACCATATTCACATATCGGTTGTTCAGGTCAGAATAATCCTTCGACAACCGCTTCTTCTGCAGATCAGGAAATGCATCAGATGGTTCCGCCCCGATATAAGCATCCCAGTCCGACTCCGTCTTACCTGCCGCAATCCTTACCGGCGATGGCTTCGCATAATAAAACAACCGGCGGTCCTGCAACTGCTTCAACGGATCTATCAACGTACTCGACAACATCGTATAGTTAGACTTCACAAACGGATTACCAGATCCTGCCGGAATGTCCGACCAGGGATAGTTCTGCCCCGCCAGACCATTATAGGTCAACGCCAGGTTATCCGCATACGTCCGCATCAATGGACGGTTCGCCACAATATCCCGAAAACGCTCCACCACCTTCAACTCCGCATCCCCCGTCTTCTTGTACAGGTTCATCAGCACATGCAAAGCAAAACTATTCGTCAGCCGCCGCCAGTTATCCACCTTCCCGCCATAAATAGGATCACCGTCAAAATTGACCCCTTGCGCAAAAAGATTGTTGGCGCTGTCCAGCTCACTGAGTATACCCTTAAATACATCCCGCTGCAGATCGTATTTAGGTTGTATAATACCGTTCGACTCCCCTTTTAACGCATCAGAATATGGAATGTCACCCACCTCCATCGTCGTCTGGAAAAACTGCCACGCCCGCACGAAATAACCCAACGCCTGGTAAGATTTACGCTCCCCCTCCGTCTGCGCATTGGCAATCATAGGCGCCACATTCCGCAATATAGGGATACGGTTCGTCGACGTCCGCCCAAACCGGTTATACTGGGAATTCTCCTGCCCCTCCCCCCAGGTCAGGTACTTACCCAACAGAAAGGGTTGCATAAAGGACTTCTGCGTGCTGATATCACTTCTCGTAATACCTAGTATCAACGAAGTAGCCAGCATCGGTGCACTCACCTGCGTAGTCCGGTTAGGATTCGTATTGATCTGGTCAAACTTTGAACAGCCGGCCACCACACTGGCTACCAACGCAGCGCCGATCATGTATTTAGATATTGTACTTGTCATATGTATTTACTTTAGAATCCTATACGGAAATTGATACCCAGCAGCCGCTGCGATGGAGAGTTCAGATTCTCCGCATCTACGTCAGGATCAGAAAATTTAAATCCGGTGAACAAAAAGAGGTTCTGAGCCGTCACAGCAACCGAAGCTTGCTTAATACCCGTTCTGGACAATAACTTACCGGGGAAACTATATCCCACAGATATCTCACGCACCTTTACAAAAGTCTTCTTCTGGATACCATTGTCACCACCCCTGAACTTCTGCGCATAATCCTGGTAAGACACCTTCGTATCATTAGGCCCATACTGACGCGTATCACTGGTGATATTGCCAAAGTTGTCATACGTCACACTACCGGATATCACTTTCACACCTTTACCCACATAGTTATTGGCCAATCCTTTCACCACCTCGTCATAGCGGTAAGAGTTATCCGACTCCGGAT
Protein-coding regions in this window:
- a CDS encoding T9SS type A sorting domain-containing protein, with amino-acid sequence MRKLILSLVTACISSAGFMAHAQVAPIAQSVTGRVICGYQGWFNCYGDGSPVARWRHWSSGPFNSPNGSPAPGAVTFEAYPDVSEYPANTLFQTALGNLNNGQPARLFSSYPEATIDLHFKWMQQYGIDGVALQRFLGETRDGVFKAQRDSVTTRMRRAAEKYQRSFYIMYDMAADDTTFFKNDWLHIENDLRATQSPYYAHQNGKPVICIWGFGFNHRLEAPAASLAIINWLKAKGYYVIGGVPTHWREGTGDSYASYSQVYKAFDMISPWSVGRFKENSGADDFRNNQLQPDLTFCNANNLAYQPVIFSGFAWSNWNGGPRNDFRRNKGEFFWRQLYNIKNLGMNTAYIAMFDEYDEGTNILKMADSYLSVPNNQYFLTSSAEGEYLSSDFYLRLAGQATKVLKGAAPLTTNVSIPFSNGPVWFRTSVETDYDAVPTWTNSADPSSVPRNIGTPLCGTVTGETSHSGNTAIRISGADNAATGGSYHYFRVFDVNIPVNANTKLSFWTFPTNNISRFTSVDLVMTDGTTLRDIGATDQNGASMHPGAGHGTVNTWQRIQSNIGSWLNGKTIDRIMIAYDQTAATGAFKTYFDDIVISDDAQSLLRTETTASHPGITAAIQDDIQVFPQPARSSATIKFGKGWNGSGHMTILNASGAVISHRSVNIDQGQLICPVSNLPEGLYYVRISQEGKTTTQRLLIAK
- a CDS encoding SusD/RagB family nutrient-binding outer membrane lipoprotein, which produces MTSTISKYMIGAALVASVVAGCSKFDQINTNPNRTTQVSAPMLATSLILGITRSDISTQKSFMQPFLLGKYLTWGEGQENSQYNRFGRTSTNRIPILRNVAPMIANAQTEGERKSYQALGYFVRAWQFFQTTMEVGDIPYSDALKGESNGIIQPKYDLQRDVFKGILSELDSANNLFAQGVNFDGDPIYGGKVDNWRRLTNSFALHVLMNLYKKTGDAELKVVERFRDIVANRPLMRTYADNLALTYNGLAGQNYPWSDIPAGSGNPFVKSNYTMLSSTLIDPLKQLQDRRLFYYAKPSPVRIAAGKTESDWDAYIGAEPSDAFPDLQKKRLSKDYSDLNNRYVNMVNTEPVSVFSYQELQFILAEATLRGWISGTPAQTYYAAGISSAMNFTAAFTPDLQDYHHGMKIDNAYINSYIAAVALSGSVQEQLGQIIQQKYLANFLQGSNYNAWYENRRTGLPVFKLNSATNLNTPTTKFPVRWLYSGNELSYNTTNLSVAIQRQYNGNDNVNEVMWLLKD
- a CDS encoding VOC family protein — protein: MQKITPFLWFDNNAEEAMGFYTTVFKHSKVLSVSRYPEGGPMPAGLAMTVTFELEGQPLILLNAGPVFPQTPAFSLSVDCDTQEEIDRYWEQLTADGGSESKCGWLKDKFGVSWQIVPRKMGALMSGEHPERAQRVMQAMMKMVKLDIAVLEQAYEGK
- a CDS encoding ABC transporter permease, which translates into the protein MLLSYIKITWRNLWRTKIFSAINIIGLSIGCACSLLILLCVQDELQINTFHTNREHLYAVVQSEYAEGKVWTGYSTPAPLAEELKKNRPDVSMASGFSYDRSLFSTTHTSMREEGAFANNDFLRMFSFPILEGNPAQTLNTPNSIALSKKMAIAFFGTVPAALGQTIKHNNKEDYTVTAIFDDPPATSSLRFNYLLNWQTFIRQTDWATSWASTGVRTYLLLNKHTEIPNFRSNIRKFLDHYYINQGPGLREELDIQRFDKQYLYNNFTNGKVSGGRIDYVILFSIVATFVLIIACINFINLSTARAMKRAKEIGVRKTAGAGKSNLVRQFISEALLLSFIAIIFALGLVQLLLPAFNSITGKAIIIPLDQPYCWLQLFLLGTFTGLLAGSYPAFYLASFEPIKILRGTLRPGNREQHLRKALVVCQFILSTLLVVGTITISSQVKYISEKNLGYDRKNLLTIPIEGNLATQYDYFKQQIQQIPGIQSVTLMTDSPVEINGSQDDVKWKGKPNNFRPTFEVVNVQHDFTTTMNIQLLTGRDFSHTYPADSANVLLNEAAVKKMELKDPIGQQITLENESHPKTIIGIVKDFNTGSLHQNINPLIITLGNKGWGNIVIRTSPDHTPQVLTALENVCKKINPAYPFLYRLADQEYQQLYTSEKIIQTLTKQFACMAILISCLGLLGLAQFTTEQRRREISIRKVLGASIIQIVRLLSLELLLLTMIAFIIATPLAWWIIRNWLNDYAYHINPSWQIFALAGTISIVIAFITVGSLTVKAATDNPARHLNET
- a CDS encoding LytR/AlgR family response regulator transcription factor, encoding MNLRCIIVDDEPNAVNLLEMLITQTTSWELTNKCYDALEALTYLREHPVDFLFLDINMPQLSGIDLATLLPPDIAIVFTTAYAEHAADSYNFTTIDYLLKPITLKRFISATQKINAYFSFRTNNTIPSPAPLENYFFAKSGKSFRKLLLEDILYFEGEKEYVRIVTATEQLLVYRRLKDIEAQLQPPFVRVHQSYIVNITQLDKFQDNLIYINNKQLPVSEKFKEGFMAMIRQRLL
- a CDS encoding glycosyl hydrolase family 8; this encodes MNRLFTKLAVTLLATSCYINMQAQNKPFPQAVSYPNCIKPNNVTQAAMNTSVASYYDYWKGQYLKNNLSSLPGGYYIKGDITGSADGYKPLGSSEGQGYGMVIVALMAGHDPNARTIYDGLFKTARAYKSSQNNNLMGWVVADNKNAQGHFDSATDGDVDIAYSLILAHYQWGSNGAINYLAEAKKMITNGLKVSNVTSNNRLNLGDWDEKSALNTRPSDWMLSHMRAFYQETNDNTWLNVINNLYSVYNQFSSKYSPNTGLISDFVVKNPPEPAPRNYLDEFPETNEYNYNACRVPLRIVMDYALYGNTNALNISNKLVNWVKQKTGGNPTNIIDGYKLDGGNTGSGQEAVFIGPLVAASVVNSANQAWLNSGWNYLKSAKSGYYSDSFSLLCQLFISGNWWKPEAGTPGNQPPTVSISSPANNTSFNAPANITLTAGASDNDGSVTKVEFFNGSNKIGEAATAPYSVNWNNVAAGNYTITAIATDNNNATASSAAVNITVQGTPNCTPVTASGDDGNVAANTLDNNLNTRWSASGDGQWIQYCLGTNSIVNGVDIAFYKGDARKAKFDIQVSPDGNNWNTVAAGLQSSGTSLAFESFNITAVTTKYVRLLGHGNDQNAWNSYAEVKIRSTAAANNALRTATDDKTSATETSISLLKVSPNPFNTQTTITFRLKEAGRTWLAVYNSNGQPVKILINTQLPAGHQSASLQAAQLPAGLYLIKLVHNGQSISTKLLKE